In Arsenicicoccus sp. oral taxon 190, the following are encoded in one genomic region:
- a CDS encoding vWA domain-containing protein: MTQTFGRHRGRRPRERAGNVAAALIAVGALAGAGYIAVRDRPTPGASSAAGVTPTSPPTTSLAAPCSDAATTFASPDFTGALTRVADEFRRARGSACSPVVVEPVAGPATLPDVVPPRRAAVWVARSTADVAALPRSLPHGATTAVASSPVVLALPAPMADAWGWPTQPLTVEAWRAWMLGRQTWAGAGHPEWGQLSIQMADPAHSPTAAIGFGALASLANGAPLTAPPDYTAPDERALSVIKVEHRVSSVTPDDAGVLPGREQSMADIVRRASAYVTTEKAVADHNAAHPTVPLAAVPLGGGSASIPLTAVRVGSLDTSTPGAAYAEAFVGYLGSDAGRVALRAAGLRGPDGAAPTDQPLGVAYAAASRPPAAVTPQSVQGAAKIFAVMHVRISSMALIDASGSMNQRFPGDRLSRIDLVRGLVGQTYRTASPRARSGVWFFHTVDEGGTPLIERATPLEVNKTPYGAGAHSDRVARALENVTIKGGTPLYQAVREAYAYTLSAYDPSYINQLVVLSDGANRDTTSPDQLGDLLTYLEQVQDPNRPVRIVCIGYGAEADMGALQAIARATGGRAAQVRTPAETASAVSFALFSA, translated from the coding sequence ACCACCAGCCTCGCCGCGCCCTGCTCCGACGCGGCCACCACCTTCGCCTCGCCCGACTTCACCGGCGCGCTGACGCGGGTGGCGGACGAGTTCCGGCGCGCCCGGGGCTCGGCGTGCAGCCCCGTGGTGGTGGAGCCGGTCGCCGGCCCCGCCACGCTCCCCGACGTCGTGCCGCCCCGACGCGCCGCCGTGTGGGTGGCCCGCAGCACCGCCGACGTCGCGGCCCTGCCGCGGTCGCTCCCCCACGGGGCCACCACCGCGGTCGCCAGCTCACCCGTGGTCCTCGCCCTGCCCGCCCCCATGGCCGACGCGTGGGGATGGCCCACCCAGCCCCTGACCGTGGAGGCCTGGCGCGCCTGGATGCTCGGCCGCCAGACGTGGGCCGGTGCGGGCCACCCCGAATGGGGTCAGCTGTCGATCCAGATGGCCGACCCGGCGCACAGCCCGACCGCGGCGATCGGGTTCGGCGCCCTCGCGTCCCTCGCCAACGGCGCCCCGCTCACGGCCCCACCCGACTACACCGCGCCGGACGAGCGCGCTCTGTCCGTCATCAAGGTCGAGCACCGCGTGTCGTCGGTGACCCCGGACGACGCGGGCGTGCTCCCCGGGCGGGAGCAATCCATGGCCGACATCGTGCGGCGGGCCTCCGCCTACGTCACCACCGAGAAGGCGGTCGCGGACCACAACGCCGCGCACCCCACCGTCCCCCTCGCCGCGGTGCCCCTCGGGGGCGGGTCGGCGTCGATCCCGTTGACCGCCGTGCGCGTCGGCAGCCTCGACACGTCCACCCCGGGGGCGGCATACGCCGAGGCCTTCGTCGGCTACCTGGGCTCCGACGCGGGGCGCGTCGCGCTGCGCGCGGCGGGGCTGCGTGGACCAGACGGGGCCGCGCCCACGGACCAGCCGCTCGGCGTGGCCTACGCGGCTGCCTCCCGGCCGCCGGCCGCCGTCACGCCGCAGAGCGTGCAGGGGGCCGCCAAGATCTTCGCGGTGATGCACGTGCGGATCTCGTCGATGGCGCTGATCGACGCGTCGGGCTCGATGAACCAACGGTTCCCGGGGGACCGGCTCAGCCGCATCGACCTCGTGCGCGGCCTCGTGGGCCAGACCTACCGCACCGCCTCCCCCCGCGCCCGCTCGGGCGTGTGGTTCTTCCACACCGTGGACGAGGGCGGCACCCCCCTCATCGAGCGCGCCACCCCGCTGGAGGTCAACAAGACCCCGTATGGCGCCGGCGCGCACAGCGATCGCGTCGCCCGGGCGCTCGAGAACGTCACCATTAAGGGCGGGACGCCGCTCTACCAGGCGGTCCGCGAGGCCTACGCCTACACGTTGAGCGCGTACGACCCCAGCTACATCAACCAGCTGGTCGTGCTCAGCGACGGCGCCAACCGCGACACCACCAGCCCCGACCAGCTGGGCGACCTCCTGACCTACCTGGAGCAGGTGCAGGACCCGAACCGGCCGGTCCGGATCGTGTGCATCGGCTACGGCGCCGAGGCCGACATGGGTGCCCTCCAGGCCATCGCGCGGGCCACCGGGGGCCGAGCCGCGCAGGTCCGCACGCCCGCCGAGACGGCGTCGGCCGTCAGCTTCGCCCTGTTCTCCGCCTGA
- a CDS encoding DUF2382 domain-containing protein — MVSNEHIEQILGGVVVDNNGDKIGKVGDVYNDDRTGRPSWVTVNTGLFGTAHTFIPLDDAQVEGDTVRVPFSKDKVKDAPRVDADRHLDADEERELYRYYGRDYDEGYDDRRGVRDHDGDADAGVAGTAGLAGRRDDHGADHGADGDADAMGRGGDHGADGDADAMGRGGDHGADGDADARRGVAGRGDGTMTRSEEELRVGTREREAGTVRLRKHVRTERETVDVPVTHEEVRVERTPIRDGQAGNARIGDGETAEVRLREEEVVVDKDVVAKEQVSLGKERVTENQRVTEDVRKEEIEVEREGGVRGTDAGRGGVGNDRDYDNDGKVGLGDKIKDKLDRDNDGKVGS; from the coding sequence ATGGTCAGCAACGAGCACATCGAGCAGATCCTCGGCGGAGTCGTCGTCGACAACAACGGCGACAAGATCGGCAAGGTCGGCGACGTCTACAACGACGACCGCACGGGCCGCCCGTCCTGGGTCACGGTCAACACCGGCCTGTTCGGCACCGCTCACACGTTCATCCCGCTGGACGACGCGCAGGTCGAGGGCGACACGGTGCGCGTGCCCTTCTCCAAGGACAAGGTGAAGGACGCTCCCCGCGTGGACGCCGACCGTCACCTGGACGCCGACGAGGAGCGCGAGCTCTACCGCTACTACGGCCGCGACTACGACGAGGGCTACGACGACCGCCGCGGCGTTCGTGACCACGACGGCGACGCTGACGCCGGTGTGGCCGGCACCGCCGGGCTCGCGGGTCGTCGCGACGACCACGGCGCCGACCACGGTGCCGACGGCGACGCGGACGCCATGGGCCGTGGCGGCGACCACGGTGCCGACGGCGACGCGGACGCCATGGGCCGTGGCGGCGACCACGGTGCGGACGGCGACGCCGACGCTCGCCGTGGTGTCGCGGGCCGCGGCGACGGCACGATGACGCGCTCCGAGGAGGAGCTGCGCGTCGGCACCCGTGAGCGTGAGGCCGGCACCGTCCGCCTGCGCAAGCACGTGCGCACCGAGCGCGAGACCGTCGACGTGCCCGTCACCCACGAGGAGGTTCGCGTCGAGCGCACCCCCATCCGTGACGGCCAGGCCGGCAACGCCCGCATCGGCGACGGCGAGACCGCCGAGGTCCGCCTCCGCGAGGAGGAGGTCGTCGTCGACAAGGACGTCGTGGCCAAGGAGCAGGTCTCCCTGGGCAAGGAGCGCGTGACGGAGAACCAGCGCGTCACCGAGGACGTCCGCAAGGAGGAGATCGAGGTCGAGCGCGAGGGTGGCGTTCGCGGGACCGACGCGGGTCGTGGTGGGGTCGGCAACGACCGCGACTACGACAACGACGGCAAGGTCGGCCTCGGCGACAAGATCAAGGACAAGCTGGACCGCGACAACGACGGCAAGGTCGGTAGCTGA